The sequence ACGACAGCTGGTACCCGCGACCGGAAGCCGAACGCGAAATCATCCCCCACTTCTCCTTCACCCCGCACCCCTGCACCGTCGACGACGCCGCCCACGACCTCGGCCGGCTCGGCCACGAATTCCAGCTGTTCACCGAAGCCGGCACCGGCCGCGACGCCATCCTCTACCGCGCCGGGCCCACCGGATTCCGGCTCGCGCTCGTCACCCCGCCACGGAAAGGCGAACTGGCCCCGTTCCAGCTCCCCCTGACGGTCAGCGCACAATCCGCACCGCTGCTGTCCACCTCCGAGGCCGCCGCGCGGCTCGATGACCTCGGCCTGCCGTTCCTCTTCTACACCGACGCCGACCACGGCCGCGGCGCCGTGCTCTACCACCGCTACGACGGCCACTACGGACTCAGCACCCCCGCGGAATGAGTCCCCGCCACGCTCAGGAGCGCAGGAGCAAGGCGGAGTCGCCGGTCACCGTCAGATGGGTGAGGAACCAGTCCCGGGCCAGGCACGCCGCCTTGTCGAGGGTGCCGGGTTCCTCGAACAGCGTCCCGGTGGCCGGCACCAAGGCGAGTTCGTTCACGCACGCGAGGTGACTCCTGGCCCGCCAGCCCAGATCGATTCCGGTGTAGTCGGCGGCGCCGACGATCAGCAGGGTCGGCGCGTGTACCCGGCCGAGGCGGTCGGCAATCCGGTCCGGCCTGCCGCCATGCGAAACCACAGCCGCAATCCGGCTGTCCGGATCGGCGGCCGCCAGCAGCACCGCCTCCGCGCCGGGACCGGTGCCGTGGTAGCCGACGGGAAGGTCCTCGCACCCGGGCTGGGCCCGCAGCCACGACGTCACGGCGGCGAGCCGGCCGGCGAGCAGATCGGCGTCGAAGACCATCCGCCGATCGGCCTCTTCCACGCGAGTGAGCAGGTCAATCATCAGGGTCCCCAGCCCCGCCGCGACGAAGACGTCGGCGATCCGGCGGTGGCGGGGGCTGTACCGGCCGCTTGCGCTGCTGTACGCCTGGATCACCAGGCCGCCGGGTTCTTCGGGCAGGACGATCCGGCCGATCAGCGGCGTCGGCCCGGCGAACACCTCGACCCGTTCGTCCTGTACCGGCGGATCGTCCGTGCCCGCGGCGACCGGATGCGGCTCCGGCTGAAGCAGGGCCAGCACCTCCTCGTCTCGCACCTGGGGGAAGTGGTCGTACCACTGTCCGACGGCGGAGAACCAGGCCGGCGCCTCCAGGCAGACAACCTTGTCGGCAACGGACTCCAATGCGGCAACGGAATCCGGCGCACCCACGGGAACTGCCAACACCACCCGAGCCGCTCCTTCGGCTCGGGCGACCTGGCAGGCTGCCCGAGCCGTGGCACCGGTCGCGACCCCGTCGTCGACGATCAAGGCGACCCGGCCCCTGATCGGCTCCCGTGCCCGGCCGCCGCGGAACCGGCGAACCCGGCGGCCGAGTTCCGCGCGCTCGGCGCGCTCCACGCAGTTCAATTCAGCCTCGGTCACCTCACACGCCTGCATCATCCCGGGATTCGTCACCCGGACTCCGCCCTCGCCGATGGCCCCCATCGCCAACTCCGGCTGGAACGGGACACCGATCTTGCGCACCACGAGGACATCCAGCGGAGCGTTCAACGCCCGAGCGACTTCGAACGCGACCGGCACGCCCCCGCGGGGAAGCCCGAGCACCACGACATCCGCACCGCGGAACTCCTCCAGCACCTCGGCAAGCCGAAGTCCCGCGTCGGTTCGATCGGCAAACGGCATGAACCGACGATCGGTGCACCGCACCACCGCGGGCAAGGGCCATTGGTCACCAAACGTGCCGAAGACACCCCTTCTGCCCCCATGAGGGGAATTCCGTACGGATTGCGGACGTTTCACACATAGCCGGACAGGAGGTGAGAAAGAAGGTGAAGGAAAATACGAAAAAATTGCCGGTAATCGAGAACGAAGTCGACAAGGTCGGCCGGTACTACGCGGAGATCGGCTCGACCCCGCTGCTCACGGCGGCAGACGAGGTGGTCCTCGCGAAACGCATCGAAGCAGGCGTCTACGCCGCGGAACTCCTGCGCCGGTCGGAGACCGGGAGCCGGGAACTTCCGGCAGCGGCCGGAGACCTCCGGGCGATCGCCGACGACGGCCGGCGCGCCAAGGACCACATGATCCGGGCGAACCTGCGGCTCGCCGCCGCCGCCAAGCGGTTCCGCCACCCGGATCTGCCGCTGCCGGACGCGATCCAGGAAGGCAATCTGGGCCTGATCCACGCGGTCGAAAAGTTCGACTACACCAAGGGGTACAAGTTCTCCACCTACGCGATGTGGTGGATCCGGCAGGCGATGCAGCGCAGTGCCCGCCTCACCGCCCGCACGATCAGGGTACCCGTGCACGCTGCGGAGCAGCTCGCCAAGCTCGACCGGCTCAGTGGTGAGCTGTGGGTCCGGCTTCAGCGCGAGCCCACCGACGGGGAACTCGCCGAAGCAGCAGGAATGACCACGGAACGAGTCGTGGAGTTGCGTACCGTGGCCCGGGCCACCGCGAGCCTGGACGCGCCGGTGGACGACGACGGGAAGGCCGTGCTCGGTGACCTCGTCGCGCAAAGCTCGGCAGCGCCGGCGGCGGAGAACGAGCCCGATTCCGCTCGCGCGCACGAACTCCTCGAGCGGCTGCGGCCGCTGGAACGGCTGGTCATCACAATGCGATACGGGCTGCACGACGGCCGGCCGCACACCCTGCAGGAGACCGCCGACCGGCTCGGGCTGCCCCGAGAACGGGTCCGCCGGCTGGAACAGCGGGCACTGGCTCGGCTGCGCGAGCCGGACGAGCACCCACGTGCACTCGCCCCCACGGGGTGATCGGCATACGGAACTCCGGTCCCGGAGGTCGAGGGCCTTCGCCTGTACGGACCGGGCCGGATCCGCGCCACGCCGGTGGGTCGCGGGAAACCCGGTGACCCGCTCGAAGAGATGGCCGGGGATTCGACCGTTCCGGAACTCGGACTCCCACGTCGTCGGACGAAAGCCGCTCGATCCCCGGGCGGCCTTGTCGTCTGTCAGATCCGGTCCCGCACGCCCACGACACCTGCCGCCGCCGCGCAGCTGGCGCTGCAATACATGGCGTCAATGGCTTCGACGCCGTGGCCGATGATCCGGCAGTGGCACCGCACGCACACCGGCGCGAGCTGGTGGATGGCGCACTCGAAGCTGTCGAACACGTGCGGACCCGTACCGTCCGGTGTCGTGACCTGGAACGCCTTGTCGTAGTCGTTGCCGCAGACTTCGCATTCAGCCATGACTCTTTGCTCCTCTCCTTGTCCTGAGCGGGCACCACGTCGTGGCGACCCGCTGATCCGGTAAAGGATCTCGCCGGTGCTCCGGCAGCCAAAAGGGCCGGAACGACGTGGAGCCGGCACATCCGCTAGGTCTGCACGGTGTCCCGTGACATCAGGATGCGATGTGCCTCTTGCGCCGCCGTCGCGACACGGCCGCCGCCGGGTTCGCTGGTGGGGAGTTCTTCCAGGCCGCGCGCAAGCGCCGAGACCGCGTCGGTCAACAGCAGCACCGTGTCCTCCAGGGCGTTGAGCCGCAGGTGTTCGGTACCGCGGCTCGCCGGCTCCGCGGCAGGGACCGCGGGCCGGCCTTCGAGCTCACTCCGGAGCCCGGCGGGCAGCATGGCGAAGACGTGATCGAGCTGGCCAGGCGAAAACAGTCCGTTCATCGCCGCCGACACCGCACCGGCGATGGCAGGCACCTCGGCGATGCCGACCCGCGCCTCACCGGCGAACAAGGCGCTGAACCGCTCGGCGTCGTAGCGGACCGGGACCTTCGCCGGCGCCCAGCCTTCGTAGTAGACACCGCGCAGGAACTGCGGCAGCTGCGCACCGAGGTGCACCGCGCTGTCCACGGTCAGCCGATCGCGGACCAGGTGCAGCCAGGCACGCGTCGCGCGGTAGGCAAAGTGACGGTCTTCGGTGCCCAGCTGCGCGGCGACGGCGGTCAGCCACTCGTGGGCTCGCTGCTGCGCATGGGCGAGCGGATCACGATGCGGGCTCATGGCACACCTCCTGATCGTCGGAAACCACCAGGCTCACCCTTCTTCCGAGCACGGTAAAGGGACCAAGGGCCTCAATGCGGCAGCCGGTCCTGATCGAGGTGCAGCATGCCGGACGGCTCCCGGCGGACTCGGACGCCGAACGGGCGGCACACGCGGTCGAGCCGCGAGCGCAGCCATTCGACGTTCCGGTCTTCGGGGTGCTCGAGCCGCATCTTCCGCGCCTGCACGGGCAGCATGCGCAGCGATACCAGCTCCCCGCTGTCCGATGAGAACGAAGCGAAATACAGCAGCCGAAGATCATCCCGATAATAGTCGTGTCCGGGTATCCCTTCGTAATCATTGATGGCATCCCCGCAGCCGTAGAGGATCAGCCTGTTGCGATACAGCTCGATCGGCCGCGGATGATGCGAGGAATGCCCGTACACGACGTCGACGCCGGCATCGATCAGCCGATGCGCGAAACGCACCTGACCCGGATCCACCCGGTACCCCCAGTTGGTGCCCCAGTGCAGCGACACGATCCCGATGTCGCCGGGCCTCTTGAATTCCAGCACCCTCCGGCTCACCTCCGCGGCGCTGCGGCCGGAGAGGCCATGGACGAACGAGACCCCGGGCCGGTCCCCCGTCGCGGCCCAGCGCCGGGGAGCACCACTGCTCGCCATACCCGCGGCGAAGACCACGACCCGCCGGCTCCCGTCGACCGGGACGATGACAGGCTCCTTCGCCTCGATGACGTCGTAGCCGGCACCGAGCCCGCGAAGCCCCGCTTGGTCCAGGAAGCCGAGGGTGTCGGTGAGCCCGGCCATACCGAAGTCGAGGACGTGGTTGTTCGCCAGTGCGCAGGCGTCCGGCCGGACCGCGGTCAGCACCGGCAGGTTGCCGGGACTCATCCGGTAGTGCAGTTGCTTGTCCAGCGCGAACTCGCCGCCGGCGGTGACGCTGGTCTCCAGGTTGAGCAGCCGGACGTCCGGCGCCTCCGCCTCCAGCACCGGGATCGCCGCACCCCACGGCCAGGAAAAATCGACCGGCCGCGGGATGGGTCCGTTCGCCTTCTCGGCCAACGCGACATACGTGCGCGCGTCGTCGACGGCGGGCTCCCGCAACGCCGGATCACCGGGACACGGGAGGATCTGATCGACCCCGCGGGCCGGCATCACGTCACCGCACAAAAACACGGTTACCGCCACGTCTCCTCCCGCCACGGCAGGCACGTTCATCGCTCATGACGTTCTCCGTGAACCACGCAGCCGATTGTCGCGCGACCGGAAAGCGCTCACCCCATCTGAGGGGAAACGAAAGTCCCTCCCGCATGAGTCCTTCGCCCCTTCGAGAGAGCGGTCGGATGCGCGACCCTCTTCGCAGGGAGGGACCGGGACCCGTCCGGGGAGGGCGAACATCCGGCGGAGCAGAGTGCCGGATTGTCCTCGGGCGGGTCCTCGTTGCCGACGCACGGTCAGAGTCCTCGGGATTTTCCGGATTTCGGGGTGATCGCGCGGCCGGTCCGGATGAGCCCGGTCGTCGACGCCGATGTCGCAGGGCACGACCACCACCGGGCACGTCGCCTCCCGCAGACACTGGTCCGCGACCGAGCCGACGGCCACCGGCGGCGACGCGCCGTGCCGGCGGACGCCGAGGACGAGCATCGCCGCCGCCCGGGAAGCTTCGACGAGCGCGACCGCGGGTGAATGCCCGATCACCTCGGGCCGGATCCGCACGCCGGGAAGGCCGGCCCTTACTCGCGCGATGATTTCGTCGAGTTCGCGCAGTTGCCGCGACTCGGCGGTTTCCGGCCAGCCGGTGACCCCGGCGCTGAGGTCGTACCCGGGCTCGCACGTCCAGGCCCGTAGTGCGACGACCCGGCGCCCGCTCACGGCGGCCTCGGCGGCTGCCCAGCCGAGCACCACCTCGCCGGCGGTCGAACGGTCCACACCGACGACGATGTCGTCCCGTCCTGGCGTTTCCATGCCCCTTCGCCTCCTGCCGTGGCCGCGGTACCACAAGCGGTTCCCTCGTCGAGGATCGCTGCAGCGAGGCGCGCATCCAAGAGGCATTGGACGTCTCTTGGCCGGTCGCCGGTCACCACGTCCTCATGGCACTTCGCCGACAGTTCCAGGACTTGGTGCCCTTCGTTCTCGCCGAGCCGGAAGAAGGGGTCGGTGACGACCGCACGTGGTTTCACCAGCCTGCCGGTGATCGAGTCGGACGGCCGGCGACCCCGGCTCCGGAGCGGTGCCGGAAGGCCGGACCCGGACAGCCGCTTCCGCGATGCGTCCGGGCCCGGCCGTCCCGGCAGGCACTCGCGTGCGCGAACTGGCGAACCACGTGGCGGAACCCGGCACCCGCTCATTGCCGGTGGTCGGAGCCGGGGGTGTTGGTCGGCATCGTTACCGCGGGCGACGTGGTGCGTGCATTGGCCGGCACTCACGGACGCTCACGGACCACTGCTCGATGACGTCCGTGCCGCCGCGGTGAGCGATGGGGCCGCGGGCCGCGGAATGTCTCCGTCCGCCACGGGTGTCAAGCGACGGCCGACCGTGCTTTCCCGGCTTTCCCGTCACGCCGGGCGGGAGCTTCGTGCTCGACGATGGCCGGCTGCCCGGAACATTCCCGTGTGCGTAGGGGTACCGGCCGCACCGGCCCGGTCAGAAGATGACCTCGCACCGGGCCAGTGCCTCGAACCGCGAATCGCAGCGGTCGGCCGCACCGGG is a genomic window of Amycolatopsis lexingtonensis containing:
- a CDS encoding HPF/RaiA family ribosome-associated protein, whose amino-acid sequence is MTSPRISSTVTIEVTTDGRELSGAPGYARRKVGALLHLAHRPVLAAHVRLARHPDPAVPYPVTARADLDVNGRLVHAHADGENSTEAIDRLEGRLRHRLERAAEHWEARRGRTPTGEPHEWRHESEPARHDSWYPRPEAEREIIPHFSFTPHPCTVDDAAHDLGRLGHEFQLFTEAGTGRDAILYRAGPTGFRLALVTPPRKGELAPFQLPLTVSAQSAPLLSTSEAAARLDDLGLPFLFYTDADHGRGAVLYHRYDGHYGLSTPAE
- a CDS encoding phosphoribosyltransferase family protein gives rise to the protein MPFADRTDAGLRLAEVLEEFRGADVVVLGLPRGGVPVAFEVARALNAPLDVLVVRKIGVPFQPELAMGAIGEGGVRVTNPGMMQACEVTEAELNCVERAERAELGRRVRRFRGGRAREPIRGRVALIVDDGVATGATARAACQVARAEGAARVVLAVPVGAPDSVAALESVADKVVCLEAPAWFSAVGQWYDHFPQVRDEEVLALLQPEPHPVAAGTDDPPVQDERVEVFAGPTPLIGRIVLPEEPGGLVIQAYSSASGRYSPRHRRIADVFVAAGLGTLMIDLLTRVEEADRRMVFDADLLAGRLAAVTSWLRAQPGCEDLPVGYHGTGPGAEAVLLAAADPDSRIAAVVSHGGRPDRIADRLGRVHAPTLLIVGAADYTGIDLGWRARSHLACVNELALVPATGTLFEEPGTLDKAACLARDWFLTHLTVTGDSALLLRS
- a CDS encoding sigma-70 family RNA polymerase sigma factor; amino-acid sequence: MPVIENEVDKVGRYYAEIGSTPLLTAADEVVLAKRIEAGVYAAELLRRSETGSRELPAAAGDLRAIADDGRRAKDHMIRANLRLAAAAKRFRHPDLPLPDAIQEGNLGLIHAVEKFDYTKGYKFSTYAMWWIRQAMQRSARLTARTIRVPVHAAEQLAKLDRLSGELWVRLQREPTDGELAEAAGMTTERVVELRTVARATASLDAPVDDDGKAVLGDLVAQSSAAPAAENEPDSARAHELLERLRPLERLVITMRYGLHDGRPHTLQETADRLGLPRERVRRLEQRALARLREPDEHPRALAPTG
- a CDS encoding DUF2267 domain-containing protein, with product MSPHRDPLAHAQQRAHEWLTAVAAQLGTEDRHFAYRATRAWLHLVRDRLTVDSAVHLGAQLPQFLRGVYYEGWAPAKVPVRYDAERFSALFAGEARVGIAEVPAIAGAVSAAMNGLFSPGQLDHVFAMLPAGLRSELEGRPAVPAAEPASRGTEHLRLNALEDTVLLLTDAVSALARGLEELPTSEPGGGRVATAAQEAHRILMSRDTVQT
- a CDS encoding CapA family protein produces the protein MNVPAVAGGDVAVTVFLCGDVMPARGVDQILPCPGDPALREPAVDDARTYVALAEKANGPIPRPVDFSWPWGAAIPVLEAEAPDVRLLNLETSVTAGGEFALDKQLHYRMSPGNLPVLTAVRPDACALANNHVLDFGMAGLTDTLGFLDQAGLRGLGAGYDVIEAKEPVIVPVDGSRRVVVFAAGMASSGAPRRWAATGDRPGVSFVHGLSGRSAAEVSRRVLEFKRPGDIGIVSLHWGTNWGYRVDPGQVRFAHRLIDAGVDVVYGHSSHHPRPIELYRNRLILYGCGDAINDYEGIPGHDYYRDDLRLLYFASFSSDSGELVSLRMLPVQARKMRLEHPEDRNVEWLRSRLDRVCRPFGVRVRREPSGMLHLDQDRLPH
- a CDS encoding universal stress protein, with product METPGRDDIVVGVDRSTAGEVVLGWAAAEAAVSGRRVVALRAWTCEPGYDLSAGVTGWPETAESRQLRELDEIIARVRAGLPGVRIRPEVIGHSPAVALVEASRAAAMLVLGVRRHGASPPVAVGSVADQCLREATCPVVVVPCDIGVDDRAHPDRPRDHPEIRKIPRTLTVRRQRGPARGQSGTLLRRMFALPGRVPVPPCEEGRASDRSLEGAKDSCGRDFRFPSDGVSAFRSRDNRLRGSRRTS